In Oryza sativa Japonica Group chromosome 3, ASM3414082v1, one DNA window encodes the following:
- the LOC4333580 gene encoding dnaJ protein homolog, which produces MFGRAPKKSDNTKYYEILGVPKTASQDDLKKAYRKAAIKNHPDKGGDPEKFKELAQAYEVLSDPEKREIYDQYGEDALKEGMGGGGSHVDPFDIFSSFFGPSFGGGGSSRGRRQRRGEDVIHPLKVSLEDLYNGTSKKLSLSRNVLCAKCKGKGSKSGASMRCPGCQGSGMKITIRQLGPSMIQQMQQPCNECKGTGESINEKDRCPGCKGEKVIQEKKVLEVHVEKGMQHNQKITFPGEADEAPDTVTGDIVFVLQQKDHSKFKRKGDDLFYEHTLSLTEALCGFQFVLTHLDNRQLLIKSNPGEVVKPDQFKAINDEGMPMYQRPFMKGKLYIHFTVEFPDSLAPEQCKALEAVLPPKPASQLTEMEIDECEETTMHDVNNIEEEMRRKAQAAQEAYDEDDEMPGGAQRVQCAQQ; this is translated from the exons ATGTTCGGGCGCGCGCCGAAGAAGAGCGACAACACCAAGTACTACGAGATCCTGGGGGTCCCCAAGACCGCCTCCCAGGACGACCTCAAGAAGGCGTACCGCAAGGCCGCCATCAAGAACCACCCCGACAAGGGCGGCGACCCCGAGAAG TTCAAGGAGCTTGCACAAGCTTATGAGGTATTGAGTGACCCGGAGAAACGTGAAATCTATGACCAATATGGTGAAGATGCCCTCAAGGAAGGAATGGGTGGAGGCGGATCCCATGTTGATCCATTTGACATCTTTTCATCATTCTTTGGACCTTCTTTTGGTG GTGGTGGCAGCAGCAGGGGCAGAAGGCAAAGGAGGGGAGAGGATGTGATCCATCCGCTTAAGGTTTCTCTAGAAGATCTTTACAATGGTACTTCAAAGAAGCTCTCTCTTTCCCGCAATGTCCTCTGCGCCAAGTGCAAGGG CAAGGGTTCCAAGTCTGGTGCTTCCATGAGGTGCCCAGGTTGCCAGGGGTCTGGCATGAAAATCACCATCCGCCAGCTGGGGCCTTCCATGatacagcagatgcagcagcctTGCAATGAGTGTAAGGGGACTGGAGAGAGCATTAATGAGAAGGATCGCTGCCCAGGCTGCAAGGGCGAGAAGGTTATTCAGGAGAAGAAGGTTCTGGAGGTTCACGTTGAGAAGGGGATGCAACACAATCAGAAGATCACTTTCCCTGGTGAAGCTGATGAGGCG CCTGATACCGTTACGGGAGACATTGTATTCGTCCTCCAGCAGAAGGACCACTCCAAGTTCAAAAGGAAGGGCGATGATCTCTTTTATGAGCACACCTTATCTCTGACTGAAGCACTTTGTGGTTTCCAATTTGTCCTGACACATCTGGACAACAGACAGCTGCTCATTAAGTCAAACCCCGGTGAAGTTGTTAAGCCTG ACCAATTCAAGGCAATAAACGATGAGGGAATGCCAATGTACCAGAGGCCTTTCATGAAGGGGAAGCTCTACATTCATTTCACGGTGGAGTTCCCTGATTCCCTGGCGCCTGAACAATGCAAGGCTCTCGAGGCTGTGCTTCCACCGAAGCCTGCATCCCAGCTGACAGAAATGGAGATAGATGAATGCGAGGAGACCACGATGCACGATGTCAACAACATTGAGGAAGAGATGCGCAGGAAAGCCCAAGCTGCTCAGGAGGCGTATGATGAGGACGATGAGATGCCTGGAGGTGCCCAGAGAGTTCAGTGCGCGCAACAGTAA
- the LOC4333581 gene encoding umecyanin, whose protein sequence is MEGACLRLVVNPQQPTTLLAVFLLLLVAAAVAPPHVLAADHVVGGSIWSIPPRPGLYRAWADNRTFVAGDNLVFRFETGMYNVVQVGRREFDDCTADDPYRDWTDGPAVVTLGSAAVRYFICTVGNYCSLGVKVYVASQNAP, encoded by the exons ATGGAAGGGGCGTGCCTCCGCCTCGTCGTGAACCCGCAGCAACCGACGACGCTcctcgccgtcttcctcctcctcctcgtggccgccgccgtcgcgccgccgcacgtcctcgccgccgaccacgtCGTGGGGGGCTCCATCTGGTCCATCCCTCCCAGGCCCGGCCTGTACAGAGCCTGGGCCGACAACCGGAcgttcgtcgccggcgacaacCTCG TGTTCAGGTTCGAGACGGGGATGTACAACGTGGTGCAGGTGGGGAGGCGGGAGTTCGACGACTGCACCGCCGACGACCCCTACCGGGACTGGACCGACGGCCCCGCCGTCGTCACGCtcggctccgccgccgtccgctACTTCATATGCACCGTCGGCAACTACTGCTCCCTCGGCGTCAAGGTGTACGTCGCCTCCCAGAATGCGCCCTAG
- the LOC107277624 gene encoding LOW QUALITY PROTEIN: RING-H2 finger protein ATL46 (The sequence of the model RefSeq protein was modified relative to this genomic sequence to represent the inferred CDS: inserted 1 base in 1 codon) translates to MMDVMDTEEAVHLVVVGVVAVGAVVFLLAAAASGACGCAAAFPAARWRKRAQVGDDDDDVESALGGATTVTTYEQAAAASSSSPAAGAAAEGADTCAICCQEYSGADKVRRVVRCSHFFHAGCVDGWLREKRNCPLCRAVLSSLPPLPNPGCXPRTSRPAVSAAAAATVVVG, encoded by the exons ATGATGGACGTCATGGACACCGAGGAGGCGGTTCACCTCGTGGTCGTCGGGGTGGTGGCCGTGGGggcggtcgtcttcctcctcgccgccgccgcctcgggggCGTGCGGTTGCGCCGCCGCGTTCCCGGCCGCCCGGTGGAGGAAGAGGGCGCAggtgggcgacgacgacgacgatgtcgaGAGCGCGCTCGGGGGCGCCACCACGGTCACGACGTacgagcaggcggcggcggcgtcgtcgtcttcgccggcggcaggggcagcggcggagggAGCGGACACGTGCGCGATCTGCTGTCAGGAATACTCCGGCGCCGACAAGGTGCGGCGGGTGGTGCGGTGCAGCCATTTCTTCCACGCGGGGTGCGTCGACGGTTGGCTCCGGGAGAAGCGGAATTGCCCGCTGTGCCGCGCCGTGCtgtcgtcgttgccgccgctTCCCAACCCTGGCT CGCCGCGGACGAGCCGccccgccgtgtccgccgccgctgccgccaccgttgTCGTCGGCTAA
- the LOC136355740 gene encoding E3 ubiquitin-protein ligase EL5-like: protein MDPDAALRVELVGVVAVGAVVVVLAAGAFPGGRWRKRAAARVDDVERALGAATLMTYEQAAAAAAKKASSSSRAAAAAEEQGEDRCAYCQSEYAGADEVRVVQCGHFFHAGCIDRWLRKHRRCPLCRGGLSPLPPLPKPGCRPMPPRTSRPAASSATATASAAG, encoded by the coding sequence ATGGACCCCGACGCGGCGCTTCGCGTGGAGCTCGTCGGGGTGGTGGCCGTGGGGGCGGTCGTcgtcgtgctcgccgccggcgcgttcCCCGGCGGCCGGTGGAGGAAGAGGGCAGCGGCGCGGGTGGACGACGTGGAGCGCGCGCTCGGGGCCGCCACGCTCATGACGTacgagcaggcggcggcggcggcggccaagaaggcgtcgtcgtcgtcgcgggcggcggcggcggctgaggagcAAGGGGAGGACAGGTGCGCGTACTGCCAGTCGGAgtacgccggcgccgacgaggtgcGGGTGGTGCAGTGCGGCCACTTCTTCCACGCGGGATGCATCGACCGCTGGCTCCGCAAGCACCGGCGGTGCCCGCTGTGCCGCGGCGGGctgtcgccgttgccgccgcttccCAAGCCTGGCTGCCGCCCAATGCCGCCGCGGACGAGCCGCcccgccgcttcctccgccaccgccaccgcctccgccgccggttaa
- the LOC9266822 gene encoding uncharacterized protein: MRGLRSRILRTLQSFPNAVNVQPGLLLPAPDVQPSPPPPPKAPCRSQEEQPDGGGGGGGDDKENVSPEVAPRKAKKMRVSLGAAEDEAAAYYRRPDPATATLFDPDLLAAFRGAVDAYARALQEAKRRDDDDNDGFFLLDEEEGCGVAGGVGFGVDEDPLEGFETRCPPGGERAVVLYTTSLRGVRKTFEDCATVRRLLEGLRVAFLERDVSMHAPYRDELRALLVGLDDAAVPPRLFVDGRYLGGANEVVTLHEQARLRPVLRRAPRRGAGDAACAVCGGAWFVVCGACSGSHRLYDAAAAAGGRVPCTGCNENGLVPCPLCS, encoded by the coding sequence ATGCGGGGGCTCAGATCAAGAATCCTCCGCACCTTGCAATCCTTCCCCAATGCCGTCAATGTGCAGCCCGGGTTGCTCCTCCCCGCACCCGACGTAcagccctcgccgccgccgccgccgaaagcGCCGTGCCGGTCCCAGGAGGAGCAgcctgatggcggcggcggcggcggcggcgacgacaaggAGAATGTCTCGCCGGAGGTGGCCCCGCGGAAGGCGAAGAAGATGCGCGTGAGCCTGGGCGCCGCGGAGGATGAGGCCGCGGCGTACTACCGCCGGCCCGACCCGGCCACGGCCACGCTGTTCGACCcggacctcctcgccgccttccgcggcgccgtcgacgcctaCGCCCGCGCGCTCCAGGAGGCCAAgcgacgcgacgacgacgacaacgacggctTCTTCTTGTTGGATGAGGAGGAGGGCTGCGGcgtggcgggcggcgtcggcttTGGCGTCGACGAGGACCCGCTGGAAGGGTTCGAGACCCGGTGCCCGccgggcggcgagcgcgcggtgGTGCTCTACACCACGTCGCTCCGCGGCGTGCGCAAGACGTTCGAGGACTGCGCCACCGTGCGCCGCCTGCTGGAGGGCCTCCGCGTCGCCTTCCTGGAGCGCGACGTCTCCATGCACGCGCCCTACCGGGACGAGCTCCGCGCCCTTCTGGTGGGCCTGGAcgacgccgccgtgccgccgcggcTGTTCGTGGACGGCCGGTATCTGGGCGGCGCCAACGAGGTGGTCACCCTGCACGAGCAGGCGCGCCTCCGCCCGGTGCTccgccgcgcgccacgccgcggcGCGGGCGACGCCGCGTGCGCCGTCTGCGGCGGCGCCTGGTTCGTCGTCTGCGGCGCGTGCAGCGGCAGTCATAGGCTctatgacgccgccgccgccgccggcggccgcgtgcCGTGTACCGGATGCAACGAGAACGGACTCGTGCCATGCCCTCTCTGCAGCTGA
- the LOC4333582 gene encoding uncharacterized protein has protein sequence MRPMTSPPLLSPSSSSSRLLLLRLLLSRRRSPASRSPPPPLRRRLPLLAASMSSSSSTAATRNPGSVVADADGLARKVAAIRAAGPAKLQVIADFDGTLTRYWYDGSRGQSSHGLLRQGNEEYDAKREELFEHYHPIEICPDIPLPEKAKLMEEWWEKTHALLIEGGLTYEAIRQSVADAKITFRDGVVKLFEFLEERDIPVLVFSAGLADIIEEVFRQKLHRSFKNIKVVSNRMVFNEEGRLVSFKGKTIHVLNKNEHALDMAAPVHDNLGDPNGYTDDYSLVKKRTNVLLLGDHIGDLGMSDGLNYENRIAVGFLNNNIEKSLKDYSEAFDIVYLNDAPMVGVVELVSELCP, from the exons ATGCGGCCCATGACGAGCCCACCTCTCctctcgccctcctcctcctcctcccgtctcctcctcctccgcctcctcctctcccgccgccggagccccgcctcgcgctcccctcctcctcccctccgccgccgcctccctctcctcgctgcctccatgtcctcctcctcctccaccgccgccaccagaaACCCCGgctccgtcgtcgccgacgccgacggcctCGCCCGCAAGGTCGCCGccatccgcgccgccggccccgcTAAGCTCCAG GTCATCGCGGACTTCGACGGCACGCTCACGCGGTACTGGTACGACGGCTCCCGCGGCCAGA GCAGCCATGGGTTGCTGAGGCAGGGGAACGAGGAGTACGACGCCAAGAGGGAGGAGCTGTTCGAGCACTACCACCCCATCGAGATCTGCCCCGACATCCCGCTCCCCGAGAAGGCCAAGCTCATGGAAGAATG GTGGGAGAAGACACATGCTCTCCTTATCGAAGGTGGACTTACATATGAAGCTATAAGGCAATCTGTGGCTGATGCTAAAATCACTTTTAGAGATGGAGTGGTGAAGCTCTTTGAGTTCTTGGAG GAGAGAGATATTCCAGTATTAGTATTTTCTGCTGGACTTGCAGACATAATTGAGGAG GTCTTCCGGCAGAAACTCCACAGATCATTCAAGAACATTAAGGTTGTGTCCAACAGGATGGTCTTCAATGAAGAAGGTCGTCTTGTTTCATTTAAAG GAAAGACTATTCATGTTCTAAACAAAAATGAGCATGCCTTGGACATGGCAGCTCCAGTGCATGACAATTTGGGTGATCCAAATGGATATACTGATGACTATTCGTTGGTGAAGAAGAGGACCAATGTGCTTCTCCTTGGAGATCACATTGGCGACCTTGGAATGTCTGATGGTCTAAACTATGAAAACAGGATTGCTGTTGGATTTCT GAACAACAACATCGAGAAATCTCTAAAAGATTACTCCGAGGCATTTGATATTGTCTACTTG AATGACGCGCCAATGGTGGGAGTTGTTGAGCTTGTATCTGAACTATGTCCTTAA